The Streptomyces sp. RKAG293 genome includes a region encoding these proteins:
- a CDS encoding helix-turn-helix domain-containing protein → MTDIRHTPEAPTRTRTLAPGQRIDAHRHDDHQIIYAGSGVLAVTTDAGTWFAPGTRAIWVPAGCVHAHRAHGHLALHLLGLPAGTNPLGLDAPTVLAVGPLLRELILAYTRDPDDDRPERSRLRAVLLDQLRSSPQEPVHLPTPTDPRLATICDLLHHDPADPRTLAALAPVAGAGERTLSRLFRRELGMTFPQWRTQLRLYHALRMLADDVPVTTVAHRCGWSSASAFIDVFGRSFGYTPGTHNRRP, encoded by the coding sequence ATGACGGATATCCGCCACACGCCCGAGGCGCCCACCCGTACCCGGACGCTGGCTCCCGGACAGCGCATCGACGCGCACCGTCACGACGACCACCAGATCATCTATGCGGGCTCGGGAGTCCTGGCCGTCACCACCGACGCCGGCACCTGGTTCGCCCCCGGCACCCGGGCCATCTGGGTTCCCGCCGGATGCGTCCACGCGCACCGCGCCCACGGCCACCTCGCCCTGCATCTGCTGGGCCTGCCCGCCGGGACCAACCCCCTCGGCCTCGACGCCCCCACCGTCCTCGCGGTCGGCCCGCTGCTGCGCGAACTGATCCTCGCCTACACCCGGGACCCGGACGACGACCGTCCCGAGCGGTCGCGCCTGCGTGCGGTCCTCCTTGACCAACTGCGCTCGTCACCGCAGGAACCCGTCCACCTGCCCACCCCCACCGACCCGCGCCTGGCGACCATCTGCGACCTGCTGCACCACGACCCCGCGGACCCCCGCACTCTGGCCGCCCTGGCGCCCGTAGCGGGAGCCGGCGAGCGCACCCTCAGCCGCCTGTTCCGACGCGAACTGGGCATGACGTTCCCGCAGTGGCGCACCCAGCTACGCCTTTATCACGCCCTGCGCATGCTGGCCGACGACGTGCCGGTGACCACCGTCGCCCACCGGTGCGGCTGGTCATCCGCCAGCGCCTTCATCGACGTCTTCGGCCGCTCCTTCGGCTACACCCCGGGCACCCACAACCGCCGTCCCTGA
- a CDS encoding TetR/AcrR family transcriptional regulator has translation MTPRTPAPRSRRERPAKPALTYEGIVGTAVRLMEAEGLQRVTMRRLAQELDTGPASLYVYVANTAELHAAILDELLGSVDLSPAAGEGGGDWRDRLTQVLTAYTRVLLENSALAHSALVARPSGTNYLALVEAVLTLLHEGRVPGPQAAWGVDVLLQTATATAAEHSTRAHAVDSADEHNALVTALRGASPGTHPRIAALADDLVSGTPEQRLTWIFHSVINGTLSTERSAP, from the coding sequence GTGACCCCGCGAACCCCCGCACCCCGCAGCCGCCGCGAGCGGCCCGCCAAGCCCGCCCTCACCTACGAAGGCATCGTCGGGACCGCGGTCCGCCTGATGGAAGCCGAAGGGCTGCAGCGCGTCACGATGCGACGTCTTGCCCAGGAGCTCGACACCGGCCCCGCCTCGCTCTACGTGTACGTGGCCAACACGGCCGAGCTGCACGCGGCGATCCTGGACGAACTGCTCGGCTCCGTCGACCTCTCGCCCGCCGCCGGTGAAGGCGGTGGCGACTGGCGCGACCGACTGACGCAGGTGCTGACCGCCTACACCCGCGTGCTCCTCGAGAACTCCGCGCTGGCCCACTCCGCCCTGGTCGCCCGGCCGTCAGGAACGAACTACCTGGCCCTGGTCGAGGCCGTCCTCACCTTGTTGCACGAAGGCCGGGTGCCCGGCCCGCAGGCCGCCTGGGGAGTGGACGTGCTGCTCCAGACAGCCACCGCCACCGCCGCCGAGCACTCCACCCGCGCCCATGCCGTCGACAGTGCGGACGAACACAACGCCCTCGTCACCGCACTGCGCGGAGCCTCCCCCGGCACGCACCCGCGCATTGCCGCACTTGCCGACGACCTCGTCTCGGGGACTCCGGAACAGCGCCTCACCTGGATCTTCCACTCCGTCATCAACGGCACCCTCAGCACTGAGCGGTCCGCGCCCTGA